Proteins from one Deinococcus seoulensis genomic window:
- the uraH gene encoding hydroxyisourate hydrolase → MSGTGNSTGSHAGLSTHVLDTARGRPAAGIPLELHAVQGDTRTLVTRAVTNSDGRTDAPLIARGELRRGTFELVFHVAEYFAAHRPSDPAAPDTTQAAPTQADPFLDVITLRFTVADAGAHYHVPLLVSPWSYSTYRGS, encoded by the coding sequence GTGAGTGGCACCGGCAACAGCACAGGCAGCCACGCAGGGCTCAGTACCCACGTGCTGGACACCGCGCGCGGCCGCCCCGCCGCAGGCATCCCGCTGGAACTGCACGCCGTGCAGGGCGACACGCGCACGCTGGTCACGCGCGCCGTCACCAACAGCGACGGCCGCACCGACGCGCCCCTGATTGCGCGCGGCGAGCTGCGGCGCGGCACCTTCGAACTGGTGTTTCACGTCGCGGAGTACTTTGCCGCGCACCGCCCGTCCGACCCGGCTGCGCCCGACACGACACAGGCCGCCCCCACGCAGGCCGATCCCTTCCTGGATGTGATCACGCTGCGCTTCACGGTCGCCGACGCGGGCGCGCACTATCACGTGCCGCTGCTGGTCAGCCCGTGGTCGTACAGCACCTACCGGGGCAGCTGA
- a CDS encoding GGDEF domain-containing protein — protein sequence MTEQRPPQSAPAGPEASRLASLLALGILDTDPEPQFDRIMDLAARYFRAPYGSVTFVDDHRQWFKASTGFTTRQDPRAESICALTVDQRAPLVIPDTLLDPRTAALRSVRHDPHLRAYAGVPLVTDDGYAVGTLCVMDTRPRAFSAADLDVLTQFSELVLSELRLRLALRELDLMAHTDTLTGLPNRRAFDRALALACAAPASGTLVLGVMDLDRFKAINDTLGHAVGDAVLRFVAQRISALLRPGELLARYGGDEFALLLTGPDAARRAQQLATDLPQTLRMPSGLRVGVSLGLSGASTPGTPADLLRRADQAMYRAKQAGQVTPLDPDPRTPDSGAPDLGDPAPAADFTGLPPVRT from the coding sequence GTGACCGAACAACGGCCCCCACAATCCGCACCTGCCGGTCCCGAAGCGTCGCGGCTGGCATCACTGCTGGCACTGGGCATCCTGGACACCGACCCGGAACCGCAGTTCGACCGGATCATGGACCTCGCCGCCCGGTACTTCCGCGCGCCGTACGGTTCGGTCACGTTCGTGGACGACCACCGCCAGTGGTTCAAGGCATCCACCGGCTTCACAACCCGCCAGGACCCGCGCGCCGAGTCCATCTGCGCCCTCACGGTCGATCAGCGCGCGCCGCTGGTCATTCCCGACACCCTGCTGGACCCGCGTACCGCCGCGCTGCGCTCCGTCCGGCACGACCCGCACCTGCGTGCCTACGCCGGGGTGCCGCTCGTCACCGACGACGGGTACGCCGTGGGCACCCTGTGCGTCATGGACACCCGCCCGCGCGCGTTCAGCGCCGCCGACCTCGACGTCCTGACGCAGTTCTCGGAACTGGTGCTCTCGGAACTGCGCCTGCGACTGGCCCTGCGGGAACTGGACCTCATGGCGCACACCGACACCCTGACCGGCCTGCCCAACCGCCGCGCCTTCGACCGGGCACTCGCGCTGGCCTGCGCCGCCCCGGCCAGCGGCACGCTGGTGCTGGGCGTCATGGACCTCGACCGGTTCAAAGCCATCAACGACACCCTGGGCCACGCGGTCGGGGACGCCGTGCTGCGCTTCGTGGCGCAGCGGATCAGCGCGCTGCTGAGGCCGGGTGAACTGCTCGCCCGGTACGGCGGCGACGAGTTCGCGCTGCTGCTGACCGGCCCGGACGCCGCGCGCCGCGCCCAGCAACTGGCGACCGACCTGCCCCAGACCCTGCGCATGCCGTCCGGTCTGCGCGTCGGCGTGAGCCTGGGCCTGAGTGGCGCGTCCACCCCAGGCACCCCGGCCGACCTGCTGCGCCGCGCCGATCAGGCCATGTACCGCGCCAAGCAGGCCGGTCAGGTGACCCCGCTCGACCCGGACCCCCGCACCCCGGACTCAGGCGCACCGGACCTGGGCGATCCCGCCCCCGCAGCGGACTTCACTGGCCTGCCACCGGTCCGCACCTGA
- a CDS encoding DeoR/GlpR family DNA-binding transcription regulator translates to MNAPLAEDRLQRILDLLARNGSMRTTALTQALGVSGATTRRDLDTLERRGQIRKMHGGAALASQDQQYQDRAQLQQTAKQRLAGAALNLIRPGQILYLDAGTTARTVAQALRRTPELTRTLRVVTHGIDVAYELNGECPLYVVGGDLYGSTFSLTGPDALDTVRRYRYDLFLVGCTSIDPTRGLTNSNLIEAQQKAAIIAQSTRTALIADSSKWGPAGFATFATLDQIHDWVTDHAPGAARTAFEARGVTVHTTD, encoded by the coding sequence ATGAACGCACCCCTCGCGGAGGACCGCCTCCAGCGCATCCTGGACCTGCTGGCCCGCAACGGCAGCATGCGCACCACCGCCCTGACCCAGGCACTCGGCGTCAGCGGCGCCACCACCCGCCGCGACCTCGACACCCTCGAACGGCGCGGCCAGATCCGCAAGATGCATGGCGGCGCCGCCCTGGCCAGCCAGGACCAGCAGTACCAGGACCGCGCGCAACTCCAGCAGACCGCCAAGCAACGCCTCGCCGGGGCCGCCCTGAACCTGATCCGCCCCGGACAGATCCTGTACCTCGACGCCGGCACCACCGCCCGCACCGTCGCCCAGGCCCTGCGCCGCACCCCCGAACTGACCCGCACCCTGCGCGTCGTCACGCACGGCATCGACGTGGCGTACGAACTGAACGGCGAGTGCCCGCTGTACGTGGTGGGCGGCGACCTGTACGGCAGCACCTTCAGCCTCACCGGCCCCGACGCCCTGGACACCGTCCGCCGCTACCGCTACGACCTGTTCCTGGTCGGCTGCACCAGCATCGACCCCACGCGCGGCCTGACGAACAGCAACCTGATCGAGGCGCAGCAGAAGGCCGCCATCATCGCGCAGTCCACCCGCACCGCCCTGATCGCCGACAGCAGCAAGTGGGGCCCCGCCGGATTCGCCACCTTCGCCACCCTCGACCAGATTCACGACTGGGTCACGGACCACGCGCCCGGCGCCGCCCGCACCGCCTTCGAGGCGCGCGGCGTGACGGTCCACACCACCGACTGA
- the pfkB gene encoding 1-phosphofructokinase translates to MSTPPMSMPQARHGGARRVTALTMNPALDLTVRADGWQRGEVNAGQSLQQDAGGKGVNVASILADWNRAGQDGALSVTATGLLGRDNAAPFEALFREKGVTDAFIRVSGATRVGVKLVDGAAQETTDINLPGLSATPETLAELHATLSALSADADAFVLAGSLPPGVPADYYATLTAGLRAAGVFVALDTSGAALNAALAAPVLPDLIKPNIHELEGALGRRLNGDAEVLQAARDLIARGAQIVAVSQGERGALIVTAAGAVFARPPRVQVLSTVGAGDAMVAGLVSAHLDGLSVEDAARRATSFSAGSITRLGPHLPDPAALAALAAQVEVTPA, encoded by the coding sequence ATGAGCACGCCGCCCATGAGCATGCCGCAAGCACGCCACGGCGGGGCGCGGCGCGTCACGGCGCTGACCATGAATCCCGCGCTGGACCTGACCGTCCGCGCCGACGGCTGGCAGCGCGGCGAGGTGAACGCCGGACAGAGCCTGCAACAGGACGCCGGAGGCAAGGGCGTGAACGTCGCCAGCATCCTCGCGGACTGGAACCGCGCCGGTCAGGACGGCGCGCTCAGCGTCACCGCGACCGGCCTGCTGGGCCGCGACAACGCCGCGCCCTTCGAGGCCCTGTTCCGCGAGAAGGGCGTCACGGACGCCTTCATCCGCGTGAGCGGCGCGACCCGCGTGGGCGTGAAACTCGTGGACGGCGCCGCGCAGGAAACCACCGACATCAACCTGCCCGGCCTGAGCGCCACTCCCGAAACCCTGGCCGAACTGCACGCGACTCTCAGCGCCCTGAGTGCCGACGCGGACGCCTTCGTGCTGGCCGGCAGCCTCCCGCCCGGCGTGCCCGCCGACTACTACGCCACCCTGACGGCCGGGCTGCGCGCCGCCGGGGTGTTCGTGGCGCTGGACACCAGCGGCGCCGCCCTGAACGCCGCGCTGGCCGCGCCGGTCCTGCCGGACCTGATCAAACCCAACATCCACGAACTGGAAGGTGCGCTGGGCCGCCGCCTGAACGGGGACGCCGAGGTATTGCAGGCGGCCCGTGACCTAATCGCGCGTGGCGCGCAGATCGTGGCCGTCTCGCAGGGCGAACGCGGCGCGCTGATCGTCACGGCCGCCGGGGCGGTGTTCGCCCGTCCGCCGCGCGTGCAGGTCCTGAGTACCGTCGGGGCCGGGGACGCCATGGTCGCCGGACTGGTCAGCGCCCACCTGGACGGCCTGAGCGTCGAGGATGCCGCGCGGCGCGCCACGAGCTTCAGCGCCGGCAGCATCACCCGCCTCGGCCCGCACCTGCCGGACCCCGCCGCGCTGGCCGCGCTGGCCGCGCAGGTCGAGGTCACGCCCGCCTGA
- the ptsP gene encoding phosphoenolpyruvate--protein phosphotransferase has protein sequence MIELPEQLIRLGAQAASKDDAIRQVAALLAGAGNTDPAYLQGMLARETQANTYLGSGIAIPHGTPDTRHLIHRTGIAVLQLPQGVSWGEGGEQVRLVVGIAAASDEHLDILRRLTRVLSDDNLVERLSTTRSPADLQEALTGTRPAATSGAAPAAALPFSAQVTLPNPLGMHARPGTALAGLVRKLGARVRLTRTDSDQSADALRLMEILSLGLTRGTTFTVSADSEAALRAVTDAIRAGLGDDLSAPVPQAGAPASAGRAPEWQPTQVGATIEGVPAADGLVIGETRQYAAGELTVTDQPGNPGEAATQLDGALSDARAELDSLITRTRAQYGEERAAIFAAHQELLADEGVVQDAVNLILDGHGAAWAYQQVTQDRISQLQKLDDPTLAARAADLSDVQRRVLRRLLGVGEERAYEGGPAILLAPDLTPSDTARLGPDALLGFVTAQGGPTSHTAIIARGLGLPAVVAAGTGLLDIPDGTPAILDGSAGRLYLNPSEADLQSARDRQGVLNAERDRARAARHEPGATRDGTPVEIAANINRAADASGALDAGAQGVGLMRTEFLFLERDSVPSEDEQEREYRAMAQAMGERPLIIRTLDIGGDKEVPYLGLEREDNSFLGLRGIRLCFERPDLFMPQLRAIARVAKDHPNVHVMFPMISTLEDFRRARAILDGVREELGAARIPLGVMIEVPSAALLAPLLAAEVDFFSVGTNDLTQYTLAMDRLHPQLARQTDAMHPAVLQLIKLTVDAAETHGKWVGVCGGAAGDEVGALILTGLGVRELSVSPPQIPAVKAALRQHDLTELRDLAARALTQPNAEAVRALLRP, from the coding sequence ATGATCGAGCTTCCAGAACAGCTCATCCGACTCGGCGCGCAGGCCGCCAGCAAGGACGACGCCATCAGACAGGTCGCCGCGCTGCTCGCAGGCGCCGGTAACACCGACCCCGCGTACCTGCAGGGCATGCTGGCGCGAGAAACCCAGGCCAACACCTACCTCGGCAGCGGCATCGCCATCCCGCACGGCACGCCCGACACCCGCCACCTGATCCACCGCACCGGCATCGCCGTGCTGCAACTCCCGCAGGGCGTCTCGTGGGGCGAGGGCGGCGAGCAGGTGCGCCTGGTGGTCGGTATCGCCGCCGCCAGCGACGAACACCTCGACATCCTGCGCCGCCTGACCCGCGTGCTGTCCGACGACAACCTCGTGGAGCGCCTGTCCACCACCCGCAGCCCGGCCGACCTGCAAGAAGCCCTGACCGGCACGCGCCCCGCTGCCACCTCCGGCGCCGCCCCGGCCGCCGCCCTGCCGTTCAGCGCGCAGGTCACGCTGCCCAACCCGCTGGGCATGCACGCCCGCCCCGGCACCGCACTGGCCGGACTGGTCCGCAAACTGGGCGCCCGCGTGCGCCTGACCCGTACCGACAGCGACCAGAGCGCCGACGCGCTGCGCCTGATGGAGATCCTGAGCCTGGGCCTGACGCGCGGCACGACCTTCACCGTCAGCGCCGACAGCGAGGCCGCCCTGCGCGCCGTGACCGACGCCATCCGCGCCGGACTGGGCGACGACCTGAGCGCCCCCGTCCCGCAGGCCGGAGCGCCCGCCAGCGCTGGCCGCGCGCCCGAATGGCAGCCCACCCAGGTCGGCGCGACCATCGAGGGCGTGCCCGCCGCCGACGGACTCGTGATCGGCGAGACCCGCCAGTACGCCGCCGGGGAACTCACCGTCACTGACCAGCCCGGCAACCCCGGCGAGGCCGCCACGCAACTCGACGGCGCCCTGAGCGACGCGCGCGCCGAACTCGACAGCCTGATCACCCGCACCCGCGCGCAGTACGGCGAGGAGCGGGCCGCGATCTTCGCCGCGCACCAGGAACTGCTGGCCGACGAGGGTGTCGTGCAGGACGCCGTGAACCTGATCCTCGACGGGCACGGGGCCGCCTGGGCGTACCAGCAGGTCACGCAGGACCGCATCAGCCAGTTGCAGAAACTCGACGATCCCACCCTGGCCGCACGCGCCGCCGACCTGAGCGACGTGCAGCGGCGCGTGCTGCGGCGCCTGCTGGGCGTCGGCGAGGAACGCGCCTACGAGGGCGGCCCCGCCATCCTGCTCGCCCCGGACCTGACCCCCAGCGACACCGCCCGCCTCGGCCCGGACGCCCTGCTGGGCTTCGTGACCGCGCAGGGCGGCCCGACCAGCCACACCGCCATCATCGCGCGCGGCCTGGGCCTGCCCGCCGTGGTCGCCGCCGGAACCGGCCTGCTGGACATCCCGGACGGCACGCCCGCCATCCTGGACGGCAGCGCCGGACGCCTGTACCTGAACCCCAGCGAGGCCGACCTGCAGTCCGCGCGGGACCGTCAGGGCGTCCTGAACGCCGAACGTGACCGCGCCCGCGCCGCCCGCCACGAACCCGGCGCGACCCGCGACGGCACACCCGTCGAGATCGCCGCGAACATCAACCGCGCCGCCGACGCCAGCGGCGCCCTGGACGCCGGGGCGCAGGGCGTGGGCCTGATGCGCACCGAGTTCCTGTTCCTGGAACGCGACAGCGTGCCCAGCGAGGACGAGCAGGAACGCGAGTACCGCGCCATGGCGCAGGCCATGGGAGAGCGCCCGCTGATCATCCGCACGCTGGACATCGGCGGCGACAAGGAAGTACCGTACCTGGGCCTGGAACGCGAGGACAACTCCTTCCTGGGCCTGCGCGGCATCCGCCTGTGCTTCGAACGCCCGGACCTGTTCATGCCGCAGCTGCGCGCCATCGCCCGCGTGGCGAAAGACCACCCGAACGTGCACGTCATGTTCCCCATGATCAGCACCCTCGAGGACTTCCGCCGCGCCCGCGCCATCCTGGACGGCGTGCGTGAGGAACTCGGCGCGGCCCGCATTCCGCTGGGCGTGATGATCGAGGTGCCCTCCGCCGCGCTGCTGGCCCCGCTGCTGGCCGCCGAGGTGGACTTCTTCAGCGTCGGCACGAACGACCTGACGCAGTACACCCTCGCCATGGACCGCCTGCACCCGCAACTGGCCCGCCAGACCGACGCCATGCACCCGGCCGTGCTGCAACTCATCAAGCTGACCGTGGACGCCGCCGAGACGCACGGCAAGTGGGTCGGCGTGTGCGGCGGCGCCGCCGGGGACGAGGTCGGCGCGCTGATCCTGACCGGGCTGGGCGTGCGGGAACTGTCCGTCAGCCCGCCCCAGATTCCGGCCGTGAAAGCCGCGCTGCGCCAGCACGACCTGACCGAACTGCGCGACCTGGCCGCCCGCGCCCTCACCCAGCCGAACGCGGAAGCCGTCCGCGCCCTGCTGCGCCCATGA
- a CDS encoding MarR family winged helix-turn-helix transcriptional regulator has translation MPTDPPQTRPAQDARPSTAALLERLRRDWQATRPDLNAQPMLSVLRLTRLGAALQAEVDAPLHAEGLNAAGWDLLLTLYRSGPPEGLSPGQLSELSAVSGPSTTNRVARLQARGLVTRRTDDRDRRSARITLTPAGRAAVERLLPGHLHREVRALAALTPAELDTLDRLAARLLGALEGGARE, from the coding sequence GTGCCCACCGACCCGCCGCAGACCCGACCGGCGCAGGACGCCCGGCCCAGCACGGCCGCGCTGCTGGAGCGCCTGCGCCGCGACTGGCAGGCCACCCGACCCGACCTGAACGCCCAGCCCATGCTGAGCGTGCTGCGCCTGACCCGCCTGGGCGCCGCCCTGCAGGCCGAGGTGGACGCCCCCCTGCACGCCGAGGGCCTGAACGCCGCCGGGTGGGACCTGCTGCTCACGCTGTACCGTTCCGGCCCGCCGGAGGGCCTGAGCCCCGGACAGTTGAGCGAACTGAGTGCCGTCAGTGGCCCCAGCACCACCAACCGCGTCGCGCGCCTGCAAGCCCGTGGGCTGGTCACGCGCCGCACCGACGACCGCGACCGCCGCTCGGCCCGCATCACGCTGACGCCCGCCGGACGCGCCGCCGTGGAGCGCCTGCTGCCCGGCCACCTGCACCGCGAGGTGCGCGCGCTGGCCGCCCTGACCCCCGCCGAACTGGACACCCTGGACAGGCTGGCCGCGCGGCTGCTGGGCGCGCTGGAAGGAGGCGCCAGGGAGTAG
- a CDS encoding PTS fructose-like transporter subunit IIB: MAHIVAVTACPTGIAHTFMAAEALRRAAQAAGHTVRVETQGSVGTQDALSAADIAAADAVILAADVNIDESRFAGKTVVRASTQDAIRDAAALIGRAAPGGAATPAAPAAASGPLHVVGITACPTGIAHTFMAAEGLEGGAKKLGYTAKIETQGSVGAGNTLTPEDIRRADLVVIAADTNVDLSRFTGKRVYVTGTKPAIKDGSEVIRTAQAQATVHGASATGGADASSPDFVAQAAAAKASKNAGVPPFYKHLMTGVSHMLPFVVAGGLLIAIAFAIGSFQFGDQGIFIYEDKYAGTLGNTLFKIGANGAFGLFVPVLAGYIAFSIADRPGLAPGMIGGFLAGLTGSGFLGGIIAGFLAGYIVLWLTRSIKLPRTLEGLKPTLLLPLLGTLAVGLLMMFVIGKPVAAALTGLTTWLQGLGNTSAGLLGALLGAMMAFDMGGPINKAAYTFSTGLLGAKVYGPIAATMAAGMTPPLALFLATLVFKNRFTKDEVEAGKAAGVLGISFITEGAIPFAARDPLRVIPSLMVGSAAAGAISMAAGCLLRAPHGGIFVLFIPNAVTNLPMYVVAILAGTVISTVMLGVLKKPLDADGLPIVKNAPQAVNAAD; encoded by the coding sequence ATGGCACACATCGTTGCAGTCACGGCCTGCCCCACTGGCATCGCCCACACCTTCATGGCCGCCGAGGCGCTGCGCCGCGCCGCGCAGGCCGCCGGTCACACCGTCCGCGTGGAAACGCAGGGCAGCGTCGGCACGCAGGACGCCCTGAGCGCCGCCGACATCGCCGCCGCCGACGCCGTGATCCTCGCCGCCGACGTGAACATCGACGAGTCCCGCTTCGCCGGGAAGACCGTCGTGCGCGCCAGCACCCAGGACGCCATCCGCGACGCCGCCGCCCTGATCGGCCGCGCCGCGCCCGGCGGCGCTGCTACACCCGCCGCACCCGCCGCTGCCAGCGGCCCGCTGCACGTGGTCGGCATCACCGCCTGCCCCACCGGCATCGCGCACACCTTCATGGCCGCCGAAGGCCTGGAGGGCGGCGCGAAGAAACTCGGGTACACCGCCAAGATCGAGACGCAGGGCAGCGTCGGCGCCGGGAACACCCTGACGCCCGAGGACATCCGACGCGCTGACCTGGTCGTTATTGCCGCCGATACGAACGTGGACCTGTCACGCTTTACCGGCAAGCGCGTGTACGTGACCGGCACCAAGCCCGCCATCAAGGACGGCTCGGAAGTCATCCGTACCGCGCAGGCCCAGGCGACCGTGCACGGCGCGTCGGCCACTGGCGGCGCGGATGCCAGCAGCCCGGACTTCGTGGCGCAGGCCGCCGCTGCCAAGGCCAGCAAGAACGCGGGCGTCCCCCCCTTCTACAAGCACCTGATGACCGGCGTGTCGCACATGCTGCCCTTCGTGGTGGCGGGCGGCCTGCTGATCGCCATCGCGTTCGCCATCGGTTCGTTCCAGTTCGGGGATCAGGGCATCTTCATCTACGAGGACAAGTACGCCGGAACGCTCGGCAACACCCTGTTCAAGATCGGCGCGAACGGCGCGTTCGGGCTGTTCGTGCCGGTCCTCGCCGGATACATCGCGTTCTCGATTGCCGACCGGCCCGGCCTCGCGCCCGGCATGATCGGCGGTTTCCTCGCCGGACTGACCGGCAGCGGCTTCCTGGGCGGCATCATCGCGGGCTTCCTGGCCGGGTACATCGTGCTGTGGCTGACCCGCTCCATCAAACTGCCCCGCACCCTGGAGGGCCTGAAACCCACGCTGCTGCTGCCGCTGCTGGGCACGCTGGCCGTTGGCCTGCTGATGATGTTCGTGATCGGGAAACCCGTCGCGGCCGCCCTGACCGGCCTGACCACCTGGCTGCAGGGCCTGGGCAACACCAGCGCGGGTCTGCTGGGCGCGCTGCTGGGCGCCATGATGGCCTTCGACATGGGCGGCCCCATCAACAAGGCCGCGTACACCTTCAGCACTGGCCTGCTGGGCGCCAAGGTCTACGGCCCCATCGCCGCGACCATGGCCGCCGGCATGACGCCCCCGCTGGCGCTGTTCCTGGCGACGCTGGTCTTCAAGAACCGCTTCACGAAAGACGAGGTCGAGGCCGGCAAGGCCGCCGGGGTGCTGGGCATCTCGTTCATCACCGAGGGCGCCATTCCCTTCGCGGCCCGCGATCCCCTGCGCGTCATTCCCAGCCTGATGGTCGGCAGCGCCGCCGCCGGAGCCATCAGCATGGCCGCCGGGTGCCTGCTGCGCGCCCCGCACGGCGGGATCTTCGTGCTGTTCATCCCGAACGCCGTGACCAACCTGCCCATGTACGTGGTCGCCATCCTGGCGGGCACCGTGATCAGCACCGTCATGCTGGGCGTCCTGAAAAAACCCCTGGACGCCGACGGTCTGCCCATTGTGAAGAACGCCCCCCAGGCCGTGAACGCCGCCGACTGA
- the pucL gene encoding factor-independent urate hydroxylase, whose amino-acid sequence MTRPARLTLTELNALSTDAFAAHFSGVLEHSPRYAAQVAAARPFPDAEAAAQAFMTAARSGTPDEQLALIRAHPDLAGKAALAGDLTPESASEQASAGLDRLSADEYAEFHRLNAAYHTQFGLPFVVCVREHDKASIFRAARERLSNTPEQERGAALHEIGRIARLRVLDLIDPTPSPTHTTGATMTDPTHTDPSSRPAPVKVRLGSNNYGKADVRLFKVFRDQPGQPQGRHDIKDVWVRVGMRGDFDAAHEAGDNTGLVATDTVRNTIYALARDHLTGSVEAFGKDLIRHFVRGGPRVSGAYATFTEHLWDRLPDPAQAGGHDHAFVRQMPKRTARVDGDGQTFTVESGIDELFILKTTQSGWAGFHRDTFTTLPDTTDRILATTVTARWTYLNAECDYDAVWAEVYRTLLEVFPDHYSHSMQHTLYRLGEAVLTRCPDIERIHFSFPNRHHIPYDLARFGIENGGTIFHADAEPYGVIEGWVERE is encoded by the coding sequence TTGACCCGCCCCGCCCGCCTGACCCTGACCGAACTGAACGCCCTGAGCACCGACGCCTTCGCCGCGCACTTCAGCGGGGTGCTGGAGCACTCGCCGCGCTACGCCGCGCAGGTGGCCGCCGCCCGCCCCTTCCCGGACGCCGAGGCCGCCGCGCAGGCCTTCATGACCGCCGCCCGCAGCGGCACGCCCGACGAGCAACTCGCACTGATCCGCGCGCACCCGGACCTCGCCGGGAAGGCCGCCCTTGCCGGTGACCTGACCCCGGAAAGTGCCAGCGAACAGGCCAGCGCCGGACTGGACCGCCTGAGCGCCGACGAGTACGCCGAATTTCACCGCCTGAACGCCGCGTACCACACGCAGTTCGGGCTGCCGTTCGTGGTGTGCGTGCGCGAACACGACAAGGCCAGCATCTTCCGCGCGGCCCGCGAGCGACTGTCGAACACGCCGGAGCAGGAACGAGGGGCCGCCCTGCACGAGATCGGGCGCATCGCGCGCCTGCGGGTGCTGGACCTGATCGACCCCACTCCCTCCCCCACTCACACCACAGGAGCCACCATGACCGACCCCACCCACACCGACCCCTCCAGCCGCCCCGCGCCCGTGAAGGTCCGCCTGGGCAGCAACAACTACGGCAAGGCCGACGTGCGCCTGTTCAAGGTGTTCCGTGACCAGCCGGGCCAGCCGCAGGGCCGCCACGACATCAAGGACGTGTGGGTGCGGGTCGGGATGCGTGGCGATTTCGACGCCGCGCACGAGGCCGGGGACAACACCGGACTGGTCGCCACGGACACCGTCCGCAACACCATCTACGCGCTGGCCAGGGATCACCTGACGGGCAGCGTGGAGGCGTTCGGCAAGGACCTGATCCGGCACTTCGTGAGGGGTGGCCCGCGCGTGAGCGGCGCGTACGCGACCTTCACCGAGCACCTGTGGGACCGCCTGCCCGACCCGGCCCAGGCGGGCGGACACGACCACGCCTTCGTGCGGCAGATGCCCAAACGCACCGCCCGAGTGGACGGCGACGGGCAGACCTTCACCGTCGAGAGCGGCATCGACGAACTGTTCATCCTGAAAACCACGCAGAGCGGCTGGGCGGGCTTTCACCGCGACACCTTCACCACGCTGCCCGACACCACCGACCGCATCCTGGCGACCACCGTCACCGCCCGCTGGACGTACCTGAACGCCGAATGCGATTACGACGCCGTGTGGGCCGAGGTGTACCGCACGCTGCTGGAGGTCTTCCCGGACCACTACTCGCACTCCATGCAGCACACCCTGTACCGGCTGGGCGAGGCGGTCCTGACCCGCTGCCCGGACATCGAACGGATTCACTTCTCGTTCCCGAACCGGCACCACATTCCGTACGACCTGGCGCGCTTCGGGATCGAGAACGGCGGCACGATCTTCCACGCGGACGCCGAACCGTACGGCGTGATCGAGGGCTGGGTGGAACGCGAGTGA